A genomic segment from Nitrospira sp. encodes:
- a CDS encoding Outer membrane porin F gives MRRVTWTLIVLGSLAAGCETTPRVQPIASNPSPMETKLLALQQEREQLLVTLGEFHDRNRDLESKLADREIQPVAASYDQILSAKEAELADLRRLAPERDRLSGQLATATGELHQTRQRIATLEQQIASREKDLADLRKLVPERDRLTGQLIATTGELNQTRQRITTLEQQIASREKDLAALQTHATVVANLEGAKRRITELETQVARQDNELRTLRAGTTERDSLTAQLQTATATIGSLKTRVAALDQQLKEREQAFDTTRSRLMEREKERSKLVPQYNAMVAEVYQARHRIAALEQQVNEKTGERLARQKGSQFTNGQRGGDLIKQRFAPAEQPSANSGSGAESQRMPPAVRATVASESVPHPRDLGQPKPSLGEVAGQASPEKPVATGKDDGRNGASTLGPTSQPDARKGSVAAMKEELLKVLPSDAEHRAITVKQDGNRLTVALGSNWLFTPGDAALTPEGMTTLKRIGTLLGQLSDKFVQVAGHTDNQAINKAQQKTFPDNKALSWARAENARRALINGGMPADRTKAVGLADSKPVASNATEQGRQKNRRLELIIVQSPAVALTPPEATRAGAQLAAFGLSR, from the coding sequence ATGAGACGAGTTACATGGACGCTCATTGTTCTCGGTTCCCTTGCCGCAGGATGTGAAACCACCCCCCGGGTTCAGCCCATCGCATCGAATCCATCGCCGATGGAGACGAAACTCCTGGCCCTTCAACAGGAGCGGGAACAATTGCTGGTCACGTTGGGGGAATTCCATGACCGCAATCGCGACCTCGAAAGCAAGCTGGCGGATCGCGAGATCCAACCGGTCGCTGCATCCTATGACCAAATACTCAGCGCCAAAGAAGCCGAACTCGCCGACCTGCGGAGGCTCGCCCCGGAACGTGACAGACTCTCCGGACAATTGGCTACTGCGACCGGCGAATTGCATCAGACGCGCCAACGCATCGCGACGCTCGAACAACAGATCGCTTCGCGAGAAAAAGACCTCGCCGACCTGAGGAAGCTCGTCCCGGAACGTGATAGACTCACCGGGCAATTGATTGCCACGACCGGCGAATTGAACCAGACACGTCAACGCATCACGACGCTCGAACAACAGATCGCTTCGCGAGAAAAAGACCTGGCAGCCCTCCAAACCCATGCGACAGTCGTCGCCAATCTTGAGGGCGCCAAGCGGAGGATTACGGAGCTGGAAACACAGGTCGCCCGGCAAGACAACGAGCTTCGTACCCTTCGCGCCGGAACCACTGAGCGAGACAGCCTCACGGCCCAGCTGCAAACGGCGACCGCAACGATCGGTTCCTTGAAAACCCGCGTCGCTGCACTCGATCAACAGCTCAAGGAACGAGAACAGGCGTTTGATACGACTCGCTCTCGGCTCATGGAACGGGAAAAAGAACGAAGCAAGTTGGTTCCCCAATACAACGCCATGGTCGCGGAAGTCTATCAGGCGAGGCATCGCATCGCAGCCCTCGAACAACAAGTGAACGAAAAGACCGGAGAACGACTCGCACGACAAAAAGGCAGCCAATTCACCAACGGACAACGGGGCGGGGACCTCATCAAACAACGCTTCGCTCCAGCCGAACAACCGTCTGCGAACAGTGGCTCGGGAGCCGAATCGCAGCGAATGCCCCCCGCGGTCCGCGCGACAGTCGCATCCGAGTCTGTTCCACACCCTAGAGACCTCGGCCAACCCAAACCATCGCTCGGCGAGGTGGCAGGACAGGCCTCCCCTGAAAAGCCTGTCGCAACCGGAAAGGATGATGGACGCAACGGAGCTTCGACACTAGGACCGACCTCCCAACCGGATGCTCGAAAGGGGAGCGTCGCCGCCATGAAGGAGGAACTCCTCAAGGTACTGCCGAGCGACGCGGAGCACAGGGCCATCACCGTCAAACAGGACGGAAACCGGTTGACCGTTGCGTTGGGATCCAACTGGCTCTTCACACCTGGTGATGCCGCGTTGACGCCGGAAGGTATGACCACGCTGAAGCGGATCGGCACGCTGTTGGGGCAGCTCTCGGACAAGTTCGTACAGGTGGCAGGACATACGGATAATCAAGCGATCAACAAAGCCCAACAAAAAACCTTCCCGGACAATAAAGCGCTGTCTTGGGCGCGCGCAGAAAATGCCCGTCGAGCATTGATCAACGGCGGAATGCCGGCCGACAGGACCAAGGCCGTAGGACTGGCCGATTCGAAGCCGGTCGCTTCAAACGCCACCGAACAGGGCCGTCAGAAAAACCGCCGACTGGAACTGATTATCGTCCAAAGCCCCGCCGTCGCCTTGACGCCTCCTGAAGCAACCCGTGCCGGCGCGCAGCTCGCGGCGTTCGGCCTCTCTCGCTAG